GGCCCGGCTGGGCGAGGGCATCCGCTCCGAGCATGGCGCCGCGAAGGCACGCCACCTCATCGAGGACCTGGTCCGCCGGGTGGGCCTGTCGGCCGGGACTGGCGACGAGGGCACCGCGGACGAAGAGAGTGATGACGACAGCGCCCGGCAGCAGCGGCGCAGGGCGGCGCTGAAGCAACAGCGCGCCCGGAAACAAGACACCTGAGCGGTTCGCGGGAGAGAGACATGGCCGCAGATACGTCCAACACGGGCACCACGGGACTGGAGATCGCCGTCGTCGGCATGGCGGGGCGCTTCCCGGGTGCACGGGACCTGGAAGCCTTCTGGCGCAACCTGCGCGACGGAGTGGAGTCCATCACCTTCCTGAAGGACTCGGACCTGGAGGCCAGCGCGCTCGACTCGCCCGGCATCCGGAGCGACCCGAACTACGTGAAGGCCGCTGCCTTCCTGGAGGACGCGGACCTCTTCGACGCGAGCTACTTCGGCGTCACCCCCAAGGAAGCGGAGGTGATGGACCCGCAGCAGCGCGTCTTCCTGGAGTGCGCCGTGGAGGCGCTCGAGAACGCCGGCTATGACGCCGAGCGCTTCCGGGGCCGCGTGGGCGTCTATGCCGGAGCGCGCACGGACACTTACGTCTTCAACCTCTTCTCCAACCAGGCCGCCGTGGGCGGGCTGGACCCCTTCGAGATTGGCCTGGGCAACGACCTGGCCTTCCTCACCACGCGCGTGGCGCACCGGCTCAACCTGCGCGGCCCGGCGTACTCGGTCCACACTGCGTGCTCCACGTCGCTGGTGGCGCTCCACCTGGCCAGCCAGGCGCTGCTCGCCGACGAGTGCCAGCTCGCGATTGCCGGCGGCGTGGCCATCAACGTGCCGCAGAAGGTGGGCTACCTCTACCAGTACGGCAGCATCATGTCCCCGGACGGGCACTGCCGCGCCTTCGACGCGAAGGCGGCGGGCACCATCTTCGGCAGCGGCGTGGGCCTGGTGGTCCTCAAGCGGCTGGAGGACGCGCTGGCCGATGGCGACACCATCCACGCCGTCATCAAGGGCTCGGCCATCAACAACGACGGCTCCGTGAAGGCCAGCTTCACCGCGCCCAGCGTGCAGGGCCAGGCCACCGTCATCAAGGACGCGCTGGCCGCCGCCGACGTGCCGGCGGACTCCATCAACTACGTGGAGGCGCACGGCACCGGCACCGCGCTGGGCGACCCCATCGAAATCCGCGCCCTCACCAAGGCCTTCGGCAGCAAGACGCGCGGGAAGCGCTCGGTGGCCATCGGCTCGGTGAAGACCAATGTGGGCCACCTGGACGCGGCGGCCGGCAGCGCCAGCCTCCTCAAGGCCATCCTCGCGCTGAAGCATCAGCAGATGCCGCCCAGCCTGCACTTCGAGTCGCCCAACCCGCAGATCGACTTCGACAGCGGGCCCTTCTACGTGAACACCTCGCTGCAGCCCTGGGCGAAGGGCCGCACGCCGCGTCGCGCGGGCGTCAGCTCGTTCGGCATCGGCGGCACCAATGCGCACATCGTGCTGGAGGAGGCCCCGCCCGCTCCTCCGTCCGCGCCCGGCCGGCCGTGGGAGCTGCTCGTCCTCTCCGCGCGCAGCCACACCGCGCTGGACACCGCCACGGCCCGGCTGGCTCAGCACCTTGAAGACCACCCGGAGGCGGCGCTCGCGGACGTGGCGTACACGCTCCAGGTGGGCCGCAAGGCGCACGCGCACCGGCGGCTGGTGGTGGTGAAGGACTCCGGGGATGCCGCGCGCGTGCTGCGCATGGCCGAGCCCCAGCGCGTCCTCACCGGCGCGCACGAGACGGGCAACCGGCCCGTGGCCTTCCTCTTCTCCGACGCGGGCGTCGGCGCGCACCTGGAGCCGCTCTACCGCTCCGAGCCCGCCTTCCGCGCGGAGGTGGACCGGTGCGCGGAGCTGCTCCAGAAGCACCTGGGGCTGGACCTGCGCACCGCGCTCTACCCGGACGACGGCGGCCGCCCCGCCCTCACCGGCCCGGTGGCCGCCGCCGCGCACTTCGTGGAGCCGTATGCGCTGGCGCGCCTGTGGATGGCGTGGGGCGTCCAGCCGGAGTCCCTGCTGGGCGAGGGCATGGGCGAGCTGGTCGCCGCGTGCCTCGCGGGCGTGCTGCCGCTGGAGGATGCGCTGACGCTGGCCGTGGCGCGCGCGGGTGGCGCCGAGCCCGTGCTGAACGGCCACACGCTGAAGGCCCCGGAGGTGCCGCTCTACTCGGCCGCCACGGGCGCGCTGCTCACCGCCGCCGAAGCCACTCGCGCCGCGACGTGGCTGGAGGCCGCGGGCCGGCCCTCGCGCGTGACGGACGGGCTGCGGGAGCTGGTGAAGGAGGCCACGCGGGTGCTGCTGGTGGTGGGCTCGCCTGGAGTGCTGCTGGAGGCGGCCCGCGCGCTGGCGGGCTCCACCGGCACGCGCACGGTGCTGGCGTCGCTGCCCGCCCCGGGTGACACGACGCCGGTCCCCGCCGCGGTGCTCACCATGCTGGGCCGGCTGTGGCTGGAGGGCGTGGAGGTGGACTGGGAGGGCCTGTACGAGGGCCAGGCGCGCCGCCGCGTGCCGCTGCCCACCTACCCGTTCGAGCGCCAGCGCTTCTGGGTCGCTCCGGCCGAGCGCTCCGCCACGGCGCAGGCGCAGGGCCCGCAGGGCAAGCTGGTGGACATGGCGGAGTGGTTCCACGTGCCCTCGTGGCGGCGCACGGCTCCGGCAGCGTTGGACCGCAAGGCGCTGGCCGAGCGCCGCTGCTGGGTCGTCTTCGTGGACGGCCTGGGCGTGGGCGAGGCGCTGTGCCGCCGCCTGGAGGAAGCGAACCAGGAGGTGGTGCGCGTGCGACCGGGCACCGCCTTCATGCGCGATGCGGAGCGCCGGTACGCGCTCGACCCGCGCCAGCCCGGCGACTACGCCACGCTGTGGAAGGACCTGGCGGACCAGGAGCTGCAGGCGTCCACGGTGGTGCACCTGTGGAGCCTCACGCCCCAGGGCGAGGGTGTCTCCAGCCCGGAACTCTTCCGCAAGGCGCAGGACACCGGCTACTACAGCCTCCTCCACCTGGGGCAGGCGCTGGCGAAGGGTGACACCTCGCGGCAGGTGCGCGTGGAGGTGGTGACCAACCGCGTGCACGACCTGGAGGGCGAGCACCACGCGCTGCCCGAGAAGGCCACCGTGCTGGGCCCCTGCAAGGTGATTCCGCAGGAGCAGGAGCACGTCAGCACGCGCTGCATCGACATCATCGCGCCCGAGCCCCTGTCGGACGGCGTGGCGGAGGTGGCCTCGCGGCTGCTGGCCGAGCTGAGCCAGAAGCCGAAGGACGTGGTGGTGGCGTGGCGCGGCAACCACCGCTTCGCGCAGCACTTCGCTCCGATGCGCCTGGACGCGGAGGGCGAGCCGCCCCATCCGCTGCGCGAGAAGGGCGTCTACCTCATCACCGGTGGCCTGGGCGCCGTGGGCCTGCTGCTGGCCAACTACCTCGCTGAGACGGTGCACGCGCGGCTGGCGCTGCTGGGCCGCTCCGAGATGCCCGCCCCCGCCGAGTGGGACGCGTACCTGGCGTCGCACTCCGCGGACGACAAGGTGTCCCGGCAGATTGCCAGCGTGCGCGAGCTGGAGAAGCGCGGCGCCGAGGTGATGGTGGTGCGCGCGGACGTGGCGGACGCGGCGCAGTTGGAGGCGGCGGTGGCGCAGGTGGAGGCCCGCTTCGGCGCGCTGCACGGCGTGCTGCACTGCGCGGGCGTCACCCAGGGCCCCTCGCTGTACAACCCGCTGACGGACATCGGCCGCGGCGAGTCGGAGACGCAGTTCGGCCCCAAGGTGTACGGCACCTACGCGCTGGAGAAGGCGCTGCGCAGCCGGGCCGTGGACTTCGTGGTGCTGTTCTCCTCCAACGCCGCGGTGCTGGGCGGCCTGGGCTACCTCACGTACGCGTCGTCCAACCTCTTCATGGACGCCTTCGCGCAGGCGCGCTCGGGACGGCCCGGCACGCGCTGGGTGAGTGCGTCGTGGGACCCGTGGCCGGAGGAGACGAAGCACAACAACGTGCGCACCAGCATGGACCAGTACGCCATGACGACGCAGGAGGGCGCCGAGGCCGTGCGCCGGCTGGCGACGCTCGGCGTGGATGGTCAGGTGGTGGTGGCCACGGGCGACCTGCAGCAGCGCTGGAAGCTGTGGATCCAGCGCGATACGTCGCAGCAGTCGACGGGCGGGCGTGTCGCCAGCAAGGCACGCCGCTCGAAGACGCCCTACGTGGCGCCGGAGACGGAGCTGGAGAAGCAGCTCGCTGCGCTCTGGCAGGAGGTGCTGGGCGTGGAAGGCGTCGGCCTGCACGACAACTTCTTCGACCTCGGCGGCCACTCGCTGCTGGCCACCCGCGTGGCGGGACGCCTGCGCACCCAGTTCGACTTCGACGTCCCCCTGGCGAAGCTCTTCGAGGCGGCCACCGTGTCCGCGCTCGCGAAGCTCGTCGCCGACCACCAGGCCGCGCTGGAGGAAGCCGCCAGCCAGGCCGCGCTGGATGAGCTGGCCAACCTCAGCGACGAGGAAATCGAAGCCGAGCTGGCAAGGCGCTCCAGCTAGGGGTGAGCCTGCCCCGGGCCAGCCCGGCCCGGGGCGCACAAGCTGCGCTGCGCTCCGATGCCCATGCTCGGTGGCCGTCGCCCGGGGACCTCAACGAATCGAGGAGGCTCCATGGCCGCTCTCCGCTTCATCGTGTTGTCCGTCCTGCTGCTGCCAGGTTGGTCCGCGGCGGAGCCCTCCGGCCAGGAACTGGCCGAGCCCGGCGCCATCATCGGGACGCTGGAGGGCATGGTACTCGAGGGAGACCAGTACTTCCTGCATGGCTGGACCTGTCAGCAGGGCGTCGCGGCCTCCCTGCGCATCCATGTCTATTCAGGAGCCTCGGCCTACGACGATCCGTGAGGCCAGCTGGTGCTCTCGGGCACCTCGGAGCTCATGGCCGAGCAGGCCGCCAGCAATCGGTGTGGCGCGGGCGCTATCGCTTCCACGTGCCCCTCCCCATCACGACTTCGTCCCGCGCCGTGGTGACCCCAGCCAGACGAACCAGGGCCTGCTCAACAACGTGAAGGTCGGCTTCGATGCCGAGGGCCGGCCCATCGTGAGCTATCAGAAGTACAAGGTCTTCTACTCCGCGGACCTGCCGCCACCGTCTTCTCCCGGCGCTTCAGCTCCGGCAGTGGCTCGCGGTAGACAGCTCCCACTCCTTCCCAGGCTTGGGCGCCCAGCACACCGGGCGCCCAGCGGGGCTTCAGGAAGATAGACGCGTCACGCGCCTTCGTCAGCCAGGTATCAACCTTGCGACCGTGAAGAGCGCTAGTTGCAGCCGCGATAGTTTACGGCATCGTCGCGGATCCAACCCTCACGGAAGCTGGGGTCGCTGTAGATCCACACCTTGGTCCAGTAATTCCCCTCGTTGGCCACGTGACCCCAGCCGGTCGGCCCGGTAACGATGTCGCCCGCGCGCTTGTTCATGATGTGATAGGCGCCGTGGCTGGGCCGGTTATACACTCCAGCAACCGACCAGATGACTCCGTAGGAGTTGGTGCTGCACATTGCATGCGTTTCAGCGGGCTCAGCATCCGCCGACGGATTCGTCGAATCCGTTTCGGACGGCAACGGCTCATTCGCATCTGCCTGTCCATCGCTCACACCACCACAACCGCCCGCCAGGAACACGAGCGCGCCGACCAGCACGATGTTCTTCACTTGAACTCCTGTGAATGAGTGAAACCTCGAGGCTCGCCATTGAGCCTCAACTAGTATTGCCGAGTAATGCATTGGATGGATCTCGATAAACTCAATTCTGCCAATGCATTATTTTTCCAATGACGATGCGGTTTCTTTGTCGTGGGGGTTCTACCGAGGGGGCAAGGCCGGCCTGTCAGAGCTGAGGCCTACCAAAGCAGGCTCTAAAGTCTCCCGGAATGCTGCTGGCAGCATCGGCGAACGAACGTGCCCGAGCCGATGCGGCTGTATAGGAAGCCCTTTGAGGCCAACCGCTCATAGGCAGCAGTGACCGTATTTCACGAGACCTCGGCCGGTCGATGAGCCCCTCTCAGGGCCGTGCCAATCCGGGCCCCAAGGAGACGCGCTGCGCCCCGGGATGCTCTGCCAGGGACGCCAGCTTCCCGGACTCCAGCCGGAGGATGCGGTCCGCCAGCGGGAAGTACCGGTCGTCATGGGAGATGACGAACACCGTCTTCCCTCGCCGCTTCAGCTCCGGCAGCAGCTCCCGGTAGAAGACGTCCTTGAAGATGGGGTCCTGGTCCGCGGCCCACTCGTCGAAGACGTAGATGGGCCGGTCCTCCAGGTACGCGGCGAGCAGCGCCAGCCGCTTGCGCTGCCCCTGCGACAGCGCGGTGGTGGACAGCGCGCCGTCCTGGATGCGCACCTTGCGGTCCAGTTGGAGCCGCGCCAGCGAGCGCTCCACCTCGCGCACCACCTGCGGGTCCGAGCCATCCACGCCGAGCAGGGACTCGAAGAGGTGGAAGTCGGAGAACACCACCGAGAAGAGCTGGCGGTAGTGCTCGCGCCGCGCGCCGGTGACGGGCGCTCCGTCCAGGCGGACTTCTCCGCCCTCGGGCGTGTAGAGGCCGGTCAGCAGCTTGGCCAGCGTCGTCTTTCCGCTGCCATTGCCCCCCACCAGGAAGACGAGTTCCGCGGGCTCCAGCCGCAAATCCAGCGGGCCCAGGGTGAAGGGCCGGTCATCGTTCTCCCGGTGGTAGGTGTGGGTGACGCCCGCCAGCTCCAGCGACTGGAAGGCACGCGGCTCGGTGCCGGCGAGGCCCGTGTCGGTGCCGGCCTCGGCCAGCTGCTGGCCCAGCTGCTCCATCTTCCGCACCGCCACGGTGCCGCGGCCCAGCAGCGGGAGCAGCCCCATCAGGGCCTCCACCGGCTGCTGCATGTAGAGGACGACGAGCGTGTAGCCCACCACCAGCCCCCAGCTCATCCCCCCGAAAGACGGGGCGGCGAAGAGCAGCAGGCCCACGCCGATGACGTGGAGGAACACGCCCCAGCTGGCGGTGGCGGAGAAGATGTTGGAGCTGAGCGTGGACAGGTGCCGCAGCTCCCGCGCCGAGGGCTCGAGCACCGTGCGCGTGAAGGCCGCGCGGCGCCGGCCGTTGAGCTTGAGCTCCTTGAGGCCGCCCAGCAGGGACTGGAAGCTCTGGTACTGCGCGTCCTGCGCCTGCCGCGAGCGCACCAGCAGACCGAACGTGCGCGTGGTGGGCAGCCAGTACGAGACGACGGCCCCCACCATGAACCCCAGCATGGCCAGGAACAGCGGCGGCGACATCCAGGCCAGGTACACGAGGCACGCGGCGATGATGGCGCCGTTGATGAACAGGTTGGGCAGGTGCAGCAGGCTCGCGCTGACCGCGTTGGCGTCCTCCACCAGCGACGCCATCAGCCGGTGCGTGCCCAGCTCCTCCAGCTTGCGCAGCGGGGCGGCGAGGACGCGGCGGCACAGCGCCATCCGCAGCTCGAAGAGCGCGCCATAGTGCAGCCCGTTGAGCAGGAACTGGGCCCCCAGCCGGGTGAGCAGCGCCGCGAGCCCGGCCCCCGCGAAGCCCAGCACCAGCGACGGACTCACCGGCTCCTGGCCCGCGACGGCCTGATTGACGCGGGACACGAGCAGCGCGCTGCTCGCGCCCGACAGCGCACCCATGACGATGGCGAGCACGAAGCGGCCCCGCGATGCGCGGAGCAACAACAGGAGGGCGCTCATCCCACGGCCCTGGCCGCGGCGGCGGCGCGCGGGGTGAGCCGCAGCTCCACCGGCTTCTTCGGCCGGATGGTGAAGCCGGGAGCCAGCTCGGGGACGCGGGCGTCCGTGAAGTCCACGTCCGCCAGCTGCAGCAGGGTGGCCAGCGCCGCGGGCAGCATCGCCAGGCTCAGGTGGGTGCCCACGCAGGCCCGCTGCCCGCCGCCGAACGGCAGGTACAGCCAGCGAGGAAGCTCCGCGGCACGCTCGGGGCTGAAGCGCTCGGGGATGAAGGCCTCCGGCTCCTTCCAGTAGCGAGGGTGCCGGTGCGTGGTCCACGTGCAGACGTGGACCTGCGCGCCGGGCTCCAGCCGGAAGCCGCCCAGCACATCCTCAGCGTTGAGGTAGCGGATGAGCAGCATCTGCGGCGGAATCAGGCGCATGGACTCCTGGCACGCCCAGGTGAGGTACTGCAGGCCCGGAAGGGACTCCGGCCGTGGCAGCCCGTCCCCGCAGACGGAGTCCAGCTCCGCGCGCGCCTTGTGCATCGCGTCGGGGTGGGCGTGCAGCAGGCACAGCGTCCACCCGATGATTTTCGACAGCGTCGTGAAGCTGGTGAAGAACAGCGTCACCACCTCATCGCGCAGCTGGCGGTCGTCCATCGCCGGGGCGCCATCCGGACCGCGCGCGGCGAGCAGCCGGTCCAGCACGTCCCGGGGCTCCGCGGCCGGAGCGGCCTTGCGTCGGGCAATCAGGCCATCCACCCAGCCGTGCAGCCCGTTCATCAGCGAAGACGTGCGCCCCGTGGGCGGCGGCATCTTGGTAGGAGTGAAGACCAGCGCCAGCGTCTGGAAGATTCTCGTGAGCTCGCTCTCCTCCGGGTCGATGGACTCGAGGACGCGGGAGAAATCCGCGTAGACCTCGTCACCGGGAGGCTCGGACACCAGCACCGCGGCCATGCCCTCGAACATCATCCGCTTGACGGCGGGGAACAGGTCCACCCGGCCCTGCTCGACGTACGGGCGCGCGCGCCGCGCGAAGGCGTCGAGGCACGGCTCCATCATCGCCGCCGACTGCTCCTTCGACATCGACGACTGGATGTGGCCGCGCTGCTTCTTCCACGGCGCCCCCTCATTGCGGATGAGGCCCATGCCCACGATGGGCGACGGCGTCCCTGGCGCGGCGTGTCGTTGGTACAGAGATGTCCTGCCCGCGAGCACCGCCTGGATGCTGTCCGGATCGTTGATGACGTAGAACCGGTGACGCGCAATCCGGTAGCCGACGATGTCCCCGTAGTCGCGATGAAGCGTCGCGTAAAAAGTACGGGGGTCCAACGTCGCGCCCACGATGGGCCCGAGCGGCCAGAGACCTCGCGGCCCGGGCGGAGGCGGGGTGGGCTTCGGTGACTCAGCAGTGCTCATGGCGGAGACCTACCACTCAGGTGCGACATCCCTGGGACTCTTGATTTCAAAGAATTCATGAGTCATCACGTGTCGGGCCCGCATCGTAGACCTTCGCACCCGTGAGCGACACATGAGCGACATCGGAAGCCGTCTGGACAAGCTCTCGCCCAAGCAGCGGGCGCTCTATGAGCTGCTGGTGAAGGAGAAGAAGCGCGCTCCGTCGCAGATCTCCAGACAGCCAGGACGCGGCCCATTCCCTGCTTCCTTCTCACAGCGACGGCTGTGGTTGGTGGACCAGATCGAGCCGCAAGCCTCGTTCGCATACAACATTCCGATCGGAGTGGAGTTTCTCGGTCGGTTCGAAGTGGCGGTGATGTCGCGGTGTCTGCGTGAGGTGGTGGACCGGCACGAGTCGCTGCGCACCATCTTCGCCTCGGTGGACGGCGAGCCGGTGCAGGTGGTGGCGCCCGCCATGGAGCTTCCCTTCCAGTGGGAGGACCTGACGGGTCTTCCCGCCGACGAGCAGCCGCGCGAGGTGGAGCGGCGGATGCGCGTGCAGTCGCGGCAGCGCTTCGACCTGGCGCGGGGCCCGCTGCTGCGGGTGACGCTCTTCAAGCTCGGTGAGGAGGACCACGTCGTCTTCCTCAACATGCACCACCTGGTCGTGGACCGCTGGTCCCTGGGCGTGCTGGTGCGTGAGCTGGTCATGCTCTACGACGCCTTCGCCGTGGGCCGTGCGTCCCCGCTGCCGCCGCTGCCCATCCAGTACTCGGACTTCGCGCGCTGGCAGCGGGAGCAGCTGGAGGGCGGGTACCTGACGCGGGAGCTGGACTGGTGGAAGGCCCGGCTCGCGAACCGCCCTCCCCCGCTGGAGCTGCCCACGGACCGGCCCCGGCCCGAGCTGAAGAGCTACGAGGGCGCGCGCCACTTCATCCGCCTTCCCGCGCCGCTCATCCGGACGCTCAAGGCGCTCAGCCAGCGCGAGGGCTGCACGCTCTTCATGCTGCTGCTGACGGCGTTCGAGGCCGTGCTCCACCGCTACACCGGCGCGACGGACCTGCTCATCGGCAGCCCCATCGCCAACCGCCAGCGGCCGGAGGTGGAGCTGCTCATCGGGTTCCTCGTCAACACGCTGGTGCTGCGCACGGACCTGACGGGCGACCCTACCTTCCAGGATGCGCTCGCCCGCGTGCGTCAGACGTGCCTGGACGTGTACGCCCACCAGGACCTGCCCTTCGAGAAGCTCGTCGAGGAGCTGCAACCCGAGCGCCGGCTCAACCGCAACCCGCTCTTCCAGGTGATGTTCTCGTTCCAGAACACGCCCCGGCAGGACCTCGCCATCCGCGGGCTCACCTCGGTGTACTTCCCGTTCGACCCGCGCATCGCCCGGTTCGACCTGGTGCTGGAGCTGCGCGAAGAGGGTGATGCGCCGGACGAGGTCACCGGCTGGTTCGAGTACGACATCGACCTCTTCGACGACGCTACCCTGGGTCGCATGAGCGCCCACCTCCGGCAGGTGCTGGAGACCGTGGCGCAGTCGATGGAGCCGCGGCTGTCGGCACTGCCCCTGATGGGCGAGGAGGAGCGCAGGCAGGTGCTGGAGACGTGGAATGCCTCGGCGTCGCCGCTGCCCGAGCTGCCCTCGGCGCACGCGCTGTTCGAGGCCCAGGCGCGCGCCACCCCTGACGCCCCCGCCGCCGACTTCGAGGGCCACGTCCTCTCCTACGCCGGGCTCGACGCCGCCGCCAACCGCCTGGCACACCGGCTACTCCAGTCCGGTGTCCGCCCCGAGCAGCCCGTCGCCGTGCTGCTGCCGCGCGGCCTGGATGCCGTCATCGCCCTGCTGGCGTGCCTCAAGGCCGGTGCCGCCTACCTGCCGCTGGACGCGCAGCATCCCCCTTCCCGCCTGCGCTTCGTGCTCCAGTATGCGGGCGCCCGGCTGTGCCTCACCCATGAGGCACTCGTGCCACTCCTGGGCGAGGACTTCTCCGGCTCGCCGCTGTGCCTCGACTCGCACCCCCTGGAGACACTGCCGCCCTCTTCCCCTGGGGTGGCCGTCTCGCCGCAGCACCTCGCGTACATCATCTACACCTCCGGTAGCACCGGGACGCCCAAGGGCACGCTGCTGCAGCACCAGGGCCTCATCAACACCGCGCTCGCGGCAGCCCGGCTGCACCGCTTCGCACCGGGCAGCCGCGTCCTCCAGTTCGCATCACCGGGCTTCGATGCCTCCGTGTGCGAGGTCTTCGGCACGCTCGCGGCCGGAGCCACGCTGGTGCTCGCGCCGCGTGAGTCGCTGCTCCCGGATGCGCCGCTGCGCGAGCTGCTGGTGCGCCAGCGCATCACCGCCGTGACGCTCACCCCGTCCGTCCTCGCGCAGCTCCAGCCCGAGGGC
Above is a window of Pyxidicoccus xibeiensis DNA encoding:
- a CDS encoding type I polyketide synthase, with translation MAADTSNTGTTGLEIAVVGMAGRFPGARDLEAFWRNLRDGVESITFLKDSDLEASALDSPGIRSDPNYVKAAAFLEDADLFDASYFGVTPKEAEVMDPQQRVFLECAVEALENAGYDAERFRGRVGVYAGARTDTYVFNLFSNQAAVGGLDPFEIGLGNDLAFLTTRVAHRLNLRGPAYSVHTACSTSLVALHLASQALLADECQLAIAGGVAINVPQKVGYLYQYGSIMSPDGHCRAFDAKAAGTIFGSGVGLVVLKRLEDALADGDTIHAVIKGSAINNDGSVKASFTAPSVQGQATVIKDALAAADVPADSINYVEAHGTGTALGDPIEIRALTKAFGSKTRGKRSVAIGSVKTNVGHLDAAAGSASLLKAILALKHQQMPPSLHFESPNPQIDFDSGPFYVNTSLQPWAKGRTPRRAGVSSFGIGGTNAHIVLEEAPPAPPSAPGRPWELLVLSARSHTALDTATARLAQHLEDHPEAALADVAYTLQVGRKAHAHRRLVVVKDSGDAARVLRMAEPQRVLTGAHETGNRPVAFLFSDAGVGAHLEPLYRSEPAFRAEVDRCAELLQKHLGLDLRTALYPDDGGRPALTGPVAAAAHFVEPYALARLWMAWGVQPESLLGEGMGELVAACLAGVLPLEDALTLAVARAGGAEPVLNGHTLKAPEVPLYSAATGALLTAAEATRAATWLEAAGRPSRVTDGLRELVKEATRVLLVVGSPGVLLEAARALAGSTGTRTVLASLPAPGDTTPVPAAVLTMLGRLWLEGVEVDWEGLYEGQARRRVPLPTYPFERQRFWVAPAERSATAQAQGPQGKLVDMAEWFHVPSWRRTAPAALDRKALAERRCWVVFVDGLGVGEALCRRLEEANQEVVRVRPGTAFMRDAERRYALDPRQPGDYATLWKDLADQELQASTVVHLWSLTPQGEGVSSPELFRKAQDTGYYSLLHLGQALAKGDTSRQVRVEVVTNRVHDLEGEHHALPEKATVLGPCKVIPQEQEHVSTRCIDIIAPEPLSDGVAEVASRLLAELSQKPKDVVVAWRGNHRFAQHFAPMRLDAEGEPPHPLREKGVYLITGGLGAVGLLLANYLAETVHARLALLGRSEMPAPAEWDAYLASHSADDKVSRQIASVRELEKRGAEVMVVRADVADAAQLEAAVAQVEARFGALHGVLHCAGVTQGPSLYNPLTDIGRGESETQFGPKVYGTYALEKALRSRAVDFVVLFSSNAAVLGGLGYLTYASSNLFMDAFAQARSGRPGTRWVSASWDPWPEETKHNNVRTSMDQYAMTTQEGAEAVRRLATLGVDGQVVVATGDLQQRWKLWIQRDTSQQSTGGRVASKARRSKTPYVAPETELEKQLAALWQEVLGVEGVGLHDNFFDLGGHSLLATRVAGRLRTQFDFDVPLAKLFEAATVSALAKLVADHQAALEEAASQAALDELANLSDEEIEAELARRSS
- a CDS encoding cyclic peptide export ABC transporter → MSALLLLLRASRGRFVLAIVMGALSGASSALLVSRVNQAVAGQEPVSPSLVLGFAGAGLAALLTRLGAQFLLNGLHYGALFELRMALCRRVLAAPLRKLEELGTHRLMASLVEDANAVSASLLHLPNLFINGAIIAACLVYLAWMSPPLFLAMLGFMVGAVVSYWLPTTRTFGLLVRSRQAQDAQYQSFQSLLGGLKELKLNGRRRAAFTRTVLEPSARELRHLSTLSSNIFSATASWGVFLHVIGVGLLLFAAPSFGGMSWGLVVGYTLVVLYMQQPVEALMGLLPLLGRGTVAVRKMEQLGQQLAEAGTDTGLAGTEPRAFQSLELAGVTHTYHRENDDRPFTLGPLDLRLEPAELVFLVGGNGSGKTTLAKLLTGLYTPEGGEVRLDGAPVTGARREHYRQLFSVVFSDFHLFESLLGVDGSDPQVVREVERSLARLQLDRKVRIQDGALSTTALSQGQRKRLALLAAYLEDRPIYVFDEWAADQDPIFKDVFYRELLPELKRRGKTVFVISHDDRYFPLADRILRLESGKLASLAEHPGAQRVSLGPGLARP
- a CDS encoding cytochrome P450, which gives rise to MSTAESPKPTPPPPGPRGLWPLGPIVGATLDPRTFYATLHRDYGDIVGYRIARHRFYVINDPDSIQAVLAGRTSLYQRHAAPGTPSPIVGMGLIRNEGAPWKKQRGHIQSSMSKEQSAAMMEPCLDAFARRARPYVEQGRVDLFPAVKRMMFEGMAAVLVSEPPGDEVYADFSRVLESIDPEESELTRIFQTLALVFTPTKMPPPTGRTSSLMNGLHGWVDGLIARRKAAPAAEPRDVLDRLLAARGPDGAPAMDDRQLRDEVVTLFFTSFTTLSKIIGWTLCLLHAHPDAMHKARAELDSVCGDGLPRPESLPGLQYLTWACQESMRLIPPQMLLIRYLNAEDVLGGFRLEPGAQVHVCTWTTHRHPRYWKEPEAFIPERFSPERAAELPRWLYLPFGGGQRACVGTHLSLAMLPAALATLLQLADVDFTDARVPELAPGFTIRPKKPVELRLTPRAAAAARAVG